A single genomic interval of Rosistilla ulvae harbors:
- a CDS encoding biopolymer transporter ExbD, with product MSNICPQCGFQTQGTRCESCGAAIPPVDAIPVDADPAAVEPTETEALDDGAQAVEAEATETAATETQSSIETTATAHHHGHAMAEAVNATNFGIEEEVVPDDLEMKGKIRDDSELDMTPMVDVTFLLLIFFMVTASFSLQKSITMPREQSEAPSTNQQDEPEEEIDLVTVQIDEFNSFTVLAADWEREVPGKQNLIRALKEAKPESEARLKIEVHEDAVIEAVVDAMDAGAEVGFSEIQKSEVKG from the coding sequence ATGAGCAACATCTGTCCGCAGTGCGGCTTCCAAACGCAAGGCACCCGCTGCGAAAGCTGTGGAGCCGCGATTCCGCCCGTCGACGCGATCCCTGTCGATGCGGATCCGGCGGCGGTCGAACCGACCGAAACCGAAGCGTTGGACGACGGTGCCCAAGCCGTGGAGGCTGAGGCCACCGAAACCGCGGCGACGGAAACGCAATCCTCCATCGAGACCACTGCCACCGCCCACCATCACGGTCATGCGATGGCCGAAGCGGTCAACGCGACGAATTTTGGCATCGAGGAAGAGGTCGTCCCCGACGACCTCGAGATGAAAGGCAAGATCCGCGACGATTCGGAATTGGACATGACGCCGATGGTCGACGTAACCTTCCTGTTGCTGATTTTTTTCATGGTCACCGCTTCGTTCAGTTTGCAGAAATCGATCACGATGCCGCGCGAACAAAGCGAAGCCCCCAGCACCAATCAGCAGGATGAACCGGAGGAAGAGATCGATCTGGTAACGGTCCAGATCGATGAATTCAATTCCTTTACGGTGCTGGCAGCCGACTGGGAACGCGAGGTTCCCGGCAAACAAAATTTGATCCGAGCACTCAAAGAAGCGAAACCCGAATCGGAAGCTCGATTGAAGATCGAGGTCCATGAAGACGCGGTGATCGAGGCGGTGGTCGACGCGATGGACGCCGGAGCGGAAGTCGGATTCTCCGAGATCCAGAAATCTGAGGTAAAAGGATAG
- a CDS encoding outer membrane protein assembly factor BamB family protein, translating into MSQSVLARELIALIERRGLLDQEIVDALNQQMQEGGARVTPEAVAKLLVDNGHLTRYQATKLIGELRSEQYEEDSQEPEAAEIADEPELMLDDASELGMDVEPIEVEAIEVEAIEPEAVEAKTVSAEAVEAEAVPNGDSDTQSTRPKSGTRRTGTRKRKASNEPEKSKWDSFKIYGVAGAILACLPLGWFFWNYINKGNAAEYMERANGFYAQENYTGAKQTYQDFLDNFGEETEDSSKARVRIAMAQLYQTMQNSTDPEKFLTTASTLLPSIINEQALGENRADLAGLLVDVAEKFVGQADKTTNADEKEQIIGQLDQQMELIAEPSYVSTELRESLGKRLAIIEEDRLRVNRDISRDRKLADTIATMKKALEAKDTKSAYAARKNIIREYPRLHDEPQMNELVLEASKIQQELVKTGVAELKVSTEELETKIRKSIVLANQAGRTLNELGDLVYFVRVGGSVQALKAADGSLLWRRFVGYRDEHPPTALGETPEDGVLLSDGSQLEVQRLSGADGKLQWRAAIGETFTRPIVADDTINFSTHSGKVASIDSATGKTQWVSQLPQALEVSPGTENRKGLSVSYVPGDHSNLYVLDHRNGNCLESYYVGHQEKSIRVPPTYLLNHVFVFENKTSDYCLMHVLQTDKRGHELKKAQASFRLTGNVLVAPQIEGRRLIVVTNLGQISVFEVEPTAETNKVSMVAEQVPSYSEPTLTQMAIDRSQMWVTGSQIMRFDLQINTGRVIPGEVKYAGDIFTAQPKLIGNALIHARVVSGTKGIRVTAVEPKTMEVFWQTDLGVPTAFVANDGSVLHAATSQGALYEIDAASIASGATKKPVENPGGQGHGIQFVSPISFGENTKIMVNQTKPDQIAVYDPSREKQKLRLVKLALPDGRPTADPLVVGKGLLMPQDSGRIAMMDWQSGRMLSNPFQPSLKPNEKVTWTSMASLPSDPEQVIFGDNRKKLYRVRAGDQIRQLSDSEVQRKLLGPLTIVDDQVLAIASGPSADMLLTFDSNSLKSNSELLLAGRATWGPKTIGAVAVVATDNQKLTAYDAAGKAAWAIDLPKGKPVGDPVVNGDSLLIAGEQGWVLRLDLSSGELLGTTDIGQPLSGTPIAFGSVIVVPGAEGIVFAIDPPDNAK; encoded by the coding sequence ATGTCACAGTCTGTGCTCGCTCGCGAATTGATCGCCCTGATTGAACGCCGGGGTCTGTTGGACCAAGAGATCGTCGATGCCCTGAACCAACAGATGCAGGAGGGTGGTGCGCGAGTAACTCCCGAAGCGGTCGCCAAACTGCTGGTCGACAACGGACACCTGACCCGATACCAAGCCACAAAATTGATCGGCGAACTGCGGTCCGAACAATACGAAGAGGACTCGCAAGAGCCCGAAGCTGCCGAAATCGCCGACGAACCCGAACTGATGCTCGACGATGCGAGCGAGCTTGGGATGGACGTCGAACCGATCGAGGTGGAAGCGATTGAAGTCGAGGCGATCGAGCCGGAAGCTGTCGAAGCCAAAACCGTTAGCGCCGAAGCTGTCGAAGCCGAAGCGGTTCCCAACGGCGATAGCGATACCCAAAGCACGCGTCCCAAATCCGGAACGCGCCGCACCGGCACACGTAAACGCAAAGCGTCGAATGAACCCGAAAAAAGCAAATGGGATTCATTTAAGATCTACGGCGTGGCCGGAGCGATCCTGGCCTGCCTGCCGTTGGGTTGGTTCTTCTGGAACTACATCAACAAAGGGAACGCCGCCGAATACATGGAGCGGGCCAACGGTTTCTACGCGCAAGAAAACTACACCGGCGCCAAACAAACCTATCAGGATTTCTTAGACAACTTCGGCGAAGAGACCGAGGATTCGTCCAAGGCACGCGTCCGGATCGCCATGGCGCAACTGTATCAAACGATGCAGAACTCGACCGATCCGGAAAAGTTCCTCACAACAGCATCCACCCTGCTGCCGTCGATCATCAACGAGCAAGCGCTCGGCGAAAACCGCGCCGACTTGGCGGGGTTATTGGTCGATGTCGCTGAAAAGTTTGTCGGCCAGGCGGACAAGACGACCAACGCGGATGAAAAAGAACAGATCATCGGCCAGTTGGACCAACAGATGGAGCTGATCGCCGAACCGAGCTATGTTTCGACCGAACTGCGTGAGAGCCTCGGCAAACGCCTGGCGATCATCGAAGAGGACCGTCTGCGAGTCAACCGCGACATCAGCCGCGATCGCAAGCTGGCCGATACGATCGCGACGATGAAAAAGGCGTTGGAGGCGAAGGATACCAAGAGTGCGTACGCGGCGCGAAAGAACATCATTCGCGAGTACCCGCGTCTGCATGACGAACCGCAAATGAACGAACTGGTCTTGGAAGCCAGCAAGATCCAACAGGAATTGGTCAAAACCGGTGTCGCTGAACTGAAGGTTTCGACCGAGGAACTGGAGACCAAAATTCGCAAGTCGATCGTGCTGGCCAACCAAGCCGGCCGAACGCTGAACGAACTGGGAGATCTGGTCTACTTTGTCCGCGTCGGCGGATCGGTCCAAGCGCTCAAAGCAGCCGACGGTTCGCTGTTGTGGCGGCGATTTGTCGGATATCGCGACGAACATCCACCGACCGCGCTAGGCGAAACACCCGAAGACGGCGTGCTGTTGTCCGATGGTTCCCAATTGGAAGTCCAACGACTCTCGGGCGCCGATGGCAAATTGCAATGGCGCGCCGCGATCGGTGAAACATTCACTCGCCCGATCGTCGCCGACGACACGATCAATTTCAGCACCCACTCGGGCAAGGTCGCTTCGATCGACTCGGCGACCGGCAAGACGCAATGGGTTTCGCAACTGCCGCAAGCCTTGGAGGTCAGCCCTGGAACCGAGAACCGCAAGGGACTGTCGGTCTCTTATGTGCCGGGCGACCACAGCAATCTGTATGTGCTGGACCATCGCAACGGCAACTGTCTGGAATCCTACTATGTTGGCCATCAAGAAAAATCGATCCGCGTTCCGCCAACGTACCTGTTGAACCACGTCTTTGTCTTCGAAAACAAGACCAGCGATTACTGCTTGATGCACGTGCTGCAAACGGACAAACGAGGGCATGAACTAAAGAAAGCGCAAGCCAGTTTCCGACTGACCGGCAATGTGTTGGTCGCTCCCCAAATCGAAGGTCGACGGTTGATCGTCGTCACCAACCTGGGACAGATCTCGGTCTTCGAAGTGGAACCAACCGCGGAGACCAACAAGGTCAGCATGGTCGCCGAACAGGTCCCTTCCTACAGCGAACCGACGCTGACTCAAATGGCGATCGATCGATCGCAGATGTGGGTCACCGGCAGCCAGATCATGCGGTTCGATTTGCAGATCAACACGGGGCGCGTGATTCCTGGCGAAGTGAAATACGCAGGTGACATTTTCACCGCCCAGCCGAAATTGATTGGGAATGCTTTGATCCACGCTCGCGTGGTCAGCGGCACCAAAGGGATTCGCGTCACCGCGGTGGAACCGAAGACGATGGAGGTCTTCTGGCAAACCGATCTGGGCGTGCCAACGGCGTTTGTCGCCAACGATGGATCGGTCCTGCACGCAGCGACATCCCAAGGGGCGTTGTACGAGATCGACGCCGCTTCGATCGCTTCGGGAGCGACCAAAAAACCGGTCGAAAACCCAGGCGGCCAGGGACACGGAATCCAGTTCGTCTCGCCGATCTCGTTTGGCGAAAACACCAAGATCATGGTCAACCAAACCAAACCAGACCAGATCGCTGTCTACGATCCATCGCGTGAAAAACAGAAACTGCGACTGGTCAAGTTGGCGTTGCCCGACGGTCGTCCCACCGCCGATCCATTGGTCGTCGGCAAGGGCCTGTTGATGCCACAAGACAGCGGCCGAATTGCGATGATGGATTGGCAGAGCGGGCGGATGCTGTCCAACCCGTTCCAACCTTCGCTGAAGCCAAACGAAAAGGTGACATGGACATCGATGGCCTCGCTGCCAAGCGATCCCGAACAGGTAATCTTTGGCGATAATCGCAAGAAACTGTACCGGGTCCGCGCCGGGGATCAAATCCGCCAACTTTCCGACAGCGAGGTCCAACGGAAACTGCTTGGCCCGCTAACGATCGTCGACGATCAAGTCCTGGCGATCGCATCGGGCCCGTCGGCCGACATGCTGCTGACATTTGATTCCAACAGCCTCAAATCAAACTCGGAACTGCTGCTTGCCGGACGCGCCACCTGGGGCCCAAAAACGATCGGTGCCGTCGCGGTCGTTGCCACCGACAACCAAAAACTGACAGCTTACGATGCCGCCGGCAAAGCGGCTTGGGCAATCGATCTTCCGAAAGGAAAACCGGTTGGCGATCCAGTGGTAAACGGTGACTCGCTGCTGATTGCTGGCGAACAGGGCTGGGTCCTGCGACTCGACCTCAGCAGTGGCGAATTGCTGGGCACCACCGATATCGGCCAACCACTCTCGGGAACGCCGATTGCGTTTGGCAGCGTGATCGTCGTCCCTGGTGCCGAGGGAATCGTATTTGCCATCGATCCCCCGGACAACGCAAAATGA
- a CDS encoding outer membrane protein assembly factor BamB family protein: MKSIAALIVLLLASTAVSEQPNWNQFRGPDGDGKTAATGLPITWSDTENVVWKTPIHGKGWSSPVVWDDQIWMTTASEDGKQMSAVCVDFESGKVVHDVPLFENAEPRYCHPQNSYASPTPVVEAGRLYVHFGSYGTACVDTAKGAKIWERRDLVCNHWRAPGSSPIVHGNLLIVAYDGYDNQFVIAFDKQTGETAWQVDRNIEYGTDNGDHKKAYSTALIIQHEGRAEMISPGAVATIAYDPETGKELWKVYHGGMNAAPRPLFAHEMVYITGGAGDLGLIAVRPGGDGDVTDSHIVWGKGRGMPKRGSQIIVDDLMFAITDDGIAICLDAKTGDQIWKHRLGGDFWASPLYADGRIYGFNKDGDCPVFEASDKFKLLAENKLPETICASPAVVGKSMIIRTQSHLYRIEK, translated from the coding sequence GTGAAGTCTATTGCTGCGTTGATTGTTCTGTTGCTGGCCAGCACTGCGGTTTCCGAACAACCGAACTGGAACCAGTTCCGCGGTCCCGATGGCGACGGCAAGACCGCGGCGACAGGGCTGCCGATCACCTGGAGCGATACCGAAAACGTCGTCTGGAAGACGCCCATTCACGGCAAGGGTTGGTCTTCGCCGGTCGTTTGGGACGATCAAATCTGGATGACAACGGCATCCGAAGATGGCAAGCAGATGTCGGCGGTCTGCGTCGATTTCGAAAGCGGCAAAGTCGTGCACGATGTGCCGCTGTTCGAAAACGCCGAACCGCGTTACTGCCATCCGCAAAACAGCTACGCCTCGCCAACCCCGGTCGTCGAAGCGGGCCGACTGTACGTCCACTTCGGCAGCTACGGAACCGCGTGTGTCGATACGGCCAAAGGTGCCAAGATCTGGGAGCGACGCGACCTGGTCTGCAACCACTGGCGTGCTCCCGGATCGTCGCCGATCGTGCATGGCAACCTGTTGATCGTCGCCTACGACGGATACGACAACCAATTTGTGATCGCGTTTGACAAACAGACCGGCGAGACGGCGTGGCAGGTCGATCGCAACATCGAATACGGCACCGACAACGGCGATCACAAGAAGGCGTACAGCACGGCCCTGATCATCCAACACGAAGGCCGAGCGGAGATGATCAGCCCCGGCGCTGTCGCCACAATCGCTTACGATCCCGAGACCGGCAAGGAGTTGTGGAAGGTCTATCACGGCGGGATGAACGCGGCCCCGCGTCCGCTGTTCGCTCACGAGATGGTCTACATCACCGGTGGGGCGGGAGATCTTGGGTTGATCGCCGTTCGGCCCGGCGGCGACGGCGACGTCACCGATTCCCACATCGTCTGGGGCAAGGGGCGCGGGATGCCCAAACGCGGCTCGCAGATCATCGTCGACGACCTGATGTTTGCGATCACCGACGATGGAATCGCGATCTGTCTGGACGCCAAGACAGGCGATCAGATCTGGAAGCATCGGTTAGGAGGCGACTTCTGGGCCTCGCCGCTGTACGCCGACGGTCGCATCTACGGTTTCAACAAAGATGGCGATTGCCCCGTTTTTGAGGCGAGCGACAAGTTCAAACTGCTGGCCGAGAACAAGCTGCCCGAAACGATCTGCGCCTCGCCGGCAGTCGTCGGCAAGAGCATGATCATCCGCACGCAATCGCACCTGTACCGGATCGAGAAGTAA
- a CDS encoding ExbD/TolR family protein has product MSTAAPIDDIEDDAPIMAPKRTDDEEMDITPMIDITFLLLIFFVVCSKMDPSQTTNLPLADNGLAISAKDSAVVKMKRGTGETAELQSNDGVTFSSDPAAQQEAIMRYITRERESGKAKIMLMCEKDVRSGEVTRVQKMLGDAFPEVETTYIAVKEE; this is encoded by the coding sequence ATGTCAACAGCGGCTCCGATCGATGATATCGAAGACGACGCGCCGATCATGGCTCCGAAACGGACCGATGATGAGGAGATGGACATCACGCCGATGATCGACATCACCTTCCTGCTGCTGATCTTCTTTGTCGTCTGCTCCAAAATGGATCCCTCGCAAACCACCAACCTGCCGCTAGCCGACAACGGCTTGGCGATCTCGGCAAAAGATTCCGCCGTGGTCAAAATGAAGCGAGGGACGGGGGAAACGGCGGAACTGCAATCCAACGATGGCGTCACGTTCTCCAGCGATCCGGCGGCTCAACAAGAAGCGATCATGCGGTACATCACCCGCGAGCGGGAATCCGGCAAAGCCAAGATCATGCTGATGTGTGAAAAAGATGTCCGCAGCGGCGAGGTGACCCGGGTGCAGAAGATGCTGGGCGATGCTTTCCCCGAAGTCGAGACAACGTATATCGCGGTCAAAGAGGAATAG
- a CDS encoding DUF4870 domain-containing protein: MNANTIAMACHLCGLLGYLANGLGSIFGPLIVWILKKDEMPFVDAHGKEALNFNISVMLYGIALVVVTFLTFGFGMFLTVPLGLGLVVFHVYFAIRAALAANEGEMYRYPFTLRLLK; encoded by the coding sequence ATGAATGCAAATACGATCGCCATGGCATGTCATTTATGTGGACTGTTGGGCTACCTGGCCAATGGTCTGGGGAGCATCTTCGGGCCGTTGATCGTGTGGATCTTGAAGAAGGATGAGATGCCGTTTGTCGACGCGCACGGCAAGGAGGCGTTGAACTTCAACATCTCGGTGATGCTGTATGGTATCGCTCTGGTCGTCGTCACTTTCCTGACCTTTGGCTTTGGGATGTTTTTGACAGTTCCGCTGGGCCTAGGGTTGGTCGTCTTCCACGTCTACTTTGCAATCCGAGCCGCCCTGGCTGCGAACGAGGGAGAGATGTATCGCTATCCCTTCACGCTGCGACTGTTGAAGTAA
- a CDS encoding ABC transporter substrate-binding protein: MDQKFNMMPTCNLIDTRSRLTLGWTLCLCVAASIWCSPVALGQNDAQGPVPSGMELLDVEPFDIVRFTEKAGGGAVRTLLFNFPNRKLPVNPKGKLVMSLVGLEGNKYEAAWKDIETIELWEKRLQAEVQKMIAAKRFDDAYPLLAILLRDYPQIEGLDQLRADYMYRNAADAMKQGQYKQTLAMLESLRQHDPTFNTQIVLRVIGAVTDKLIQELVDKGQLEYAQKLHARLENDYRDTSLSSIEKWSEIFLKMATEKRAAALAARERGDMRAARALSRESYAIWPRIEGGKALITKIDSEYPLVNVGVLQTATVFDPTRIDNWSARRAGRLLYRTLFEISGAGPEGGEYDFLFGDLEISDDRKELYFDIDLNDLPPTLATANSFNVSELLMNRARPDHPDYSAPWAALLDRIEIPTLTKITAYLNRPHVVPHALLQRKIDGGVFEGKPGSPTGAYRFDVQEEGVTRFVYTGKDLSASQPREIVEIELADSSDAVSGLLRGELDVVDQLFPADANRLRQDPRVNVVNYPLPSVHMLVPCSDHHFLADRTFRRALLYAIDRDTILSGELLANKSVQGCQVLSGPFPAGIELNDPLAYAYDESIQPRPYEPRLGNLLITMAKQQAAALAKRNKEKPPELKPIRIGYPATDIANVACEAIKTQLSLLSELEVETVKLPPGQTWPEPGQCDLVYVMASVWEPVADARRIVGPDGLAKSDSQLVGMGLRMLEMSKNWKDVRDGLRELHRISHHELPVLPLWQLVDSYAFRKDIRGIGRSNVTLYQSLDNWRLSSSTK, from the coding sequence ATGGATCAGAAATTCAATATGATGCCAACCTGCAACCTGATCGACACGCGAAGCCGTCTCACCTTGGGGTGGACGCTGTGTCTGTGTGTCGCCGCGTCGATCTGGTGCAGCCCTGTGGCACTCGGCCAAAACGATGCCCAAGGCCCAGTCCCCAGCGGTATGGAACTGTTGGATGTCGAACCGTTCGACATCGTTCGCTTCACCGAAAAAGCGGGGGGAGGTGCCGTTCGCACGCTGCTGTTCAACTTTCCCAACCGCAAGCTTCCCGTCAATCCAAAGGGGAAGCTGGTGATGAGCCTTGTCGGTTTGGAGGGAAACAAATACGAAGCGGCCTGGAAAGACATCGAAACGATCGAACTTTGGGAAAAGCGGCTGCAGGCCGAAGTTCAAAAGATGATCGCTGCAAAACGTTTCGACGACGCCTACCCGTTGTTGGCGATCCTGTTGCGCGATTACCCGCAGATCGAGGGACTGGATCAATTGCGGGCCGATTACATGTATCGCAACGCAGCCGACGCGATGAAACAAGGCCAATACAAACAGACCTTGGCAATGTTGGAATCGCTCCGCCAACACGACCCGACCTTTAACACCCAGATCGTGCTTCGCGTGATCGGTGCGGTGACCGACAAATTGATCCAAGAACTGGTCGACAAGGGACAACTGGAATACGCTCAAAAGCTGCACGCCCGCCTAGAAAACGACTACCGCGACACCAGTCTTTCGTCGATCGAGAAATGGTCCGAGATCTTCCTGAAGATGGCGACGGAAAAGCGTGCCGCGGCGCTGGCCGCTCGCGAACGTGGCGACATGCGGGCCGCACGCGCACTGTCGCGGGAAAGCTATGCGATCTGGCCACGGATCGAAGGGGGCAAGGCGCTGATTACGAAGATCGATTCGGAATATCCGCTGGTCAATGTTGGTGTCCTGCAAACGGCGACCGTCTTCGACCCGACGCGGATCGACAACTGGTCCGCTCGCCGCGCCGGACGATTGCTGTATCGGACGCTGTTTGAGATCAGCGGCGCCGGTCCCGAGGGGGGCGAATACGACTTTCTGTTTGGCGACCTCGAGATCAGCGACGATCGTAAAGAACTTTATTTCGATATCGACCTCAACGATCTTCCGCCCACATTGGCGACGGCAAATTCGTTTAACGTCTCTGAATTGTTGATGAACCGCGCGCGTCCCGATCACCCCGACTACTCGGCCCCCTGGGCGGCGTTGTTAGACCGGATCGAGATCCCCACGCTGACCAAGATCACCGCCTATCTGAATCGCCCGCACGTCGTCCCGCACGCGCTGCTGCAGCGGAAGATCGACGGTGGGGTTTTTGAAGGCAAACCTGGGTCGCCAACCGGCGCGTACCGCTTCGACGTCCAAGAAGAGGGCGTTACCCGTTTCGTCTACACCGGAAAGGACCTCTCGGCCAGCCAACCGCGAGAGATCGTCGAAATTGAACTGGCCGATTCCAGCGATGCCGTGTCGGGCCTGCTGCGTGGCGAACTGGACGTCGTCGACCAACTGTTCCCCGCCGACGCCAACCGCTTGCGGCAAGACCCACGTGTCAACGTCGTCAATTACCCGCTTCCTTCGGTCCACATGCTGGTCCCTTGTTCGGACCATCACTTCTTGGCCGATCGAACGTTCCGTCGCGCCCTGCTGTACGCGATCGATCGCGATACGATCCTCAGCGGCGAACTGCTGGCGAATAAATCGGTGCAGGGTTGCCAAGTGCTGTCGGGACCATTTCCCGCCGGGATCGAATTAAACGATCCGCTGGCCTACGCGTACGACGAATCGATCCAACCGCGCCCCTACGAACCGCGACTGGGCAATCTGTTGATCACGATGGCCAAACAGCAGGCAGCGGCATTGGCCAAACGCAATAAAGAAAAACCGCCGGAACTGAAACCGATCCGGATTGGGTACCCCGCCACCGACATCGCCAACGTCGCTTGCGAGGCGATCAAGACGCAATTGTCGCTGCTGAGCGAATTGGAAGTCGAAACGGTCAAGCTGCCTCCTGGGCAAACCTGGCCCGAGCCCGGTCAGTGCGATTTGGTCTACGTGATGGCAAGCGTTTGGGAACCGGTGGCCGACGCCCGCCGGATCGTCGGCCCCGATGGACTGGCCAAATCGGACAGCCAATTGGTTGGCATGGGGTTGCGAATGTTGGAAATGTCCAAAAACTGGAAAGATGTCCGCGACGGCTTGCGCGAACTCCACCGCATCTCGCATCACGAATTGCCCGTCCTGCCGCTGTGGCAATTGGTCGATTCGTATGCCTTCCGCAAGGACATCCGCGGTATCGGCCGCAGCAACGTCACGCTCTACCAATCGTTGGACAATTGGCGTCTCTCCTCGAGCACGAAATAA
- a CDS encoding ABC transporter ATP-binding protein — MSKLVVEQVCKEYETRTDPLVVLRDVSLQLAAGENAAIIGPSGSGKSTLLHILGSLDRPTSGSVKLDGVDPYALDEEAIARFRNERIGFIFQEHHLLPQLSVIENVLVPSLAHGKPSAARVQRAGELLDRVGLSGRLEHRPSELSGGERERVAVARALLCEPTLVLADEPTGNLDRNTAETVGRLLVDLQKQENAMLIVVTHSMQLADLMQQRYELIDGGLQAVDRSSA; from the coding sequence ATGAGTAAGCTGGTTGTTGAACAGGTCTGCAAAGAATACGAAACACGCACCGATCCGTTGGTCGTATTGCGGGATGTTTCGCTGCAATTGGCGGCGGGAGAAAACGCGGCGATCATCGGCCCCAGCGGGTCGGGGAAAAGCACGCTGCTGCACATTCTCGGTTCGCTCGATCGGCCGACTTCGGGCAGTGTGAAGCTGGACGGTGTCGACCCCTACGCGTTGGATGAGGAAGCGATTGCACGCTTTCGCAACGAGCGGATCGGTTTCATCTTTCAAGAGCATCATCTGCTGCCACAGTTGTCGGTGATCGAAAACGTGCTGGTCCCGTCGCTAGCTCACGGCAAGCCGTCGGCGGCGAGGGTTCAACGGGCCGGGGAGCTTCTGGATCGCGTGGGGTTAAGCGGTCGCTTGGAGCATCGGCCGAGTGAGCTTTCCGGCGGCGAGCGCGAACGCGTCGCGGTCGCGCGGGCTCTGCTGTGCGAACCAACGCTTGTTCTGGCCGACGAACCGACCGGCAACCTCGATCGCAATACCGCCGAAACCGTGGGGCGGTTGCTGGTCGATTTGCAGAAGCAAGAAAACGCGATGTTGATCGTCGTCACGCACAGCATGCAACTGGCCGACCTGATGCAGCAACGCTACGAATTGATCGATGGTGGGCTGCAGGCTGTCGATCGAAGCAGCGCCTGA